A region of the Aethina tumida isolate Nest 87 chromosome 3, icAetTumi1.1, whole genome shotgun sequence genome:
CACTTATGGGGAACAAATTTGACgaagtttatgaaaattaatttataaaaatctgtgtAGTGGTCTGTTGCAAGGCCAGTGGTGgtaatatcttaaattaaaatacattaaaaattttattgcttataatttacataatttataatgatttcagattgaaacaaaataatttacaaattaatagataaaaattaaaaataattctgattTGACTATGAGATTATTTTCtatactatattaaataatggaaaGGTAGATTTCTTTAACTATGCATTTTGTGcacttttttcttaattggaatgatttattttacattatattaatattagatgtttttacgattttatgattttacaattttgttttacttattaaaaatagacaattaatgaaaaagtaaagaaatgccttcaaaatacatagcactaaataactgtaattaatatccaaattaattaatattgtaaatactaatatatttctttatgatgcaaatcacattttattacattgttaataaaaaaaataaaaaaaaatgaataattatataatcaattattgcCATCATAATCCGGTCAAACCTCGAAGTCTAATTGCGAATCAATTTGGTGCGTGACATTTACGATTTatcgaaaatttatatactggtaataattaaagatataaGCGGACTCATAatcaagtattaaaataattatttaattattaattaatgattaaattaattatttaactaaatgttTGGAAATTAATCGAGATTACTCATCTTTAAATAACggatatatgttttaataacatcattttaataaacatttgtaataatacttatagaaatattctaaataatctcTTTAATTTTCTGAGAATCAAAACAGTTAtgagttataaattatttatttacatcttaatctatatactataaatgcaaggaatgttattattttccgAATCCGAATCCTTTGCCAAATCCACCTCCGAAACCTCCGAAACGTCCGCCTCCAAATCCACCGCCAAAGCCTCCTCCTAAGCCTCCAAGTCCAAGACCACCTCCGAAACCGCCGCCTCCTCCGAAACCACCGAAACCACCACCGCCACCGAATCCACCGCCTCCTCCAAGACCAAGTATGGGTGAGGCTTCAACTATAGCGGCGGCTAAACAAGCCAGTAATAAAACGGAAATAATtagctgaaaaataaaaaaatgtaatatataatttgatactGAAAGATGAGTTTACGTATTGCAAATGATATTACCTATCGCGTATTTTAGATTGTAATACAAGTTTACTCAACATTATGTGTTTGAGGAAGTCACGTTCTTTTAATCGATAAACTAACATTAagcaaattaacttttattgtgaacaaaaaattcgaaaattaaaataaataaaatgtcaaactgAATGTAAGtaacaatagttttaatatgattaactaattaaatataaattaatttaaaaaatatgtactaaTTCTTACCTTATGTGCCATGTTAGTTCAACATTCACACTTGTACTGTTCCTTTTTCAGACACggtctattttatatatgctGTAACtttaggatttaaaaaaactgGTAAGTCCATTAACTATTAACAATTCAGAAGTTCATTGGCGAGAAATAGGCAAAACACCTAATTTGTTTACTATTTCCTTAAttcttgtaaatattaatcatctGCAGAGGTCAAACAAGCGTTGATTTTTGTTGTTGgaaaattcaaaacattatttacaacatttttttagttcTAGACGTTTCGTAtttcatttacatatttaatgatttgatATCATGGAATTTTACtagaatcaaataaaattttatatattttaataaatgtatacagtttgatttcatatttattttaacacattttatttttttgcttagagaatttagaaaaaaataataagctgTGCCAAATATCATGTCTAAGAATATTTGCTTTTTTTAATGTGTACATTAGAGTAAACTGTTTACagcaattttaagaaaattttcatttattttttttggttttgaaATATGTTATGACTGTTTAAATTTTCGGAAATTTCTAAATCATGCGtttctttcatttttgattttgatcaatgtgtttcctaaagtTGCAGTTTTTGAGGATCTTTTTCAAACGATTCTTTGTAATCATTAAAATGACTAGTATTAACATTCCTAATTACTGAATGTATGAATATGTACTTCatatgtgtaaaaagctaTTATTAACAGTATTATTAAGttagtattttgtttaatttgtgtgACATCAGGTCTATTTACATACACATTAGAGCTAGTCGGTATGGCGCAttgatcataaataaattatttaaaatatttttaacagttgAATGCAGACATTGGGTTTTTCATAAAgtgtttattaaatc
Encoded here:
- the LOC109597042 gene encoding acanthoscurrin-1-like, with the protein product MAHKLIISVLLLACLAAAIVEASPILGLGGGGGFGGGGGFGGFGGGGGFGGGLGLGGLGGGFGGGFGGGRFGGFGGGFGKGFGFGK